The following coding sequences lie in one Arachis ipaensis cultivar K30076 chromosome B05, Araip1.1, whole genome shotgun sequence genomic window:
- the LOC110272292 gene encoding probable protein phosphatase 2C 69: MLRRGYAKQVKEVRNLYIHEMELLQIEKELKDEACRESLRVANEEHKKLKAEAAQIRALERKIAQQEFRETLLFDGHNGTAAAIYAKENLLNNILSTIPSDLNRDEWIAALPGLWLQDL, encoded by the exons ATGCTCCGAAGGGGCTACGCGAAGCAGGTGAAGGAGGTTCGCAATCTGTACATCCACGAAATGGAGCTGCTTCAGATCGAGAAGGAGCTCAAGGACGAAGCTTGCAGAGAATCCCTTAGAGTTGCCAATGAGGAGCACAAGAAGCTCAAGGCCGAAGCTGCACAGATTAGGGCTCTGGAGCGCAAGATCGCACAACAAGAATTCAGAGAAACACTc ctatttGATGGTCACAATGGAACTGCTGCTGCTATTTATGCCAAGGAGAATCTTCTAAACAACATTTTAAGTACAATTCCTTCAGATCTTAACAGAGATGAGTGGATAGCAGCATTGCCAGGGCTTTGGTTGCAGGATTTGTGA
- the LOC107643948 gene encoding uncharacterized protein LOC107643948, with product MHIKKNVCDNIVSTMLNESGKSKDHLKTRKDLQLMGIRHDMWPLEDGKYPSAVFTMSNPQKDVFLRTIKNVVFPDGYSSNISRCVDLKQRKLSGLKSHDCHILMEHLLPIASKHVLPTPVSAILAELSAFFRLTCSKSIDPQQLPLLQDHVVHTLCHMGMIFPPSFFTVMVHLTVHLVEEVRLGGPVHYQWMYPIERAQPEGSITEAYLSEKILTFCLSYLDNVDNKINRPTRVDDRPRDAPPSEIASMFPEVGKGSGLLHILL from the exons ATGCACATAAAGAAGAATGTGTGCGACAACATTGTTTCAACCATGTTGAACGAGAGTGGTAAATCCAAAGACCACCTAAAAACTCGAAAAGATCTCCAGTTGATGGGAATCAGGCATGATATGTGGCCTCTTGAAGATGGAAAGTATCCCTCTGCAGTCTTTACCATGTCGAATCCACAGAAGGATGTCTTTCTTAGGACCATCAAGAATGTAGTCTTTCCAGACGGGTACTCTAGCAACATCTCTCGCTGTGTTGATTTAAAACAGCGCAAGTTATCGGGCTTGAAGAGTCACGACTGCCACATTCTAATGGAACATCTATTACCAATTGCGTCAAAACATGTATTGCCCACCCCAGTGTCCGCCATCTTAGCTGAGCTATCAGCCTTTTTCCGACTAACATGTAGTAAATCCATAGATCCTCAGCAACTTCCTCTCCTTCAGGATCATGTGGTCCATACTCTATGTCACATGGGGATGATATTTCCACCTTCCTTCTTCACAGTCATGGTCCATCTAACGGTGCATTTAGTCGAGGAGGTACGCCTCGGTGGCCCAGTGCATTACCAGTGGATGTACCCAATTGAGAG GGCACAACCAGAAGGATCGATTACAGAGGCCTACTTATCCGAGAAGATTCTCACATTTTGTTTAAGTTACCTGGATAATGTCGACAATAAGATCAACCGACCGACGCGCGTTGACGATAGGCCGAGAGATGCTCCGCCAAGCGAGATTGCCAGCATGTTCCCAGAAGTTGGAAAGGGGTCGGGGCTGCTTCATATTTTACTCTAA
- the LOC107642029 gene encoding serine acetyltransferase 3, mitochondrial-like isoform X1, with protein sequence MGNASLPSNTLFDLFVGILKSDQEIMDSMKDNLKAVKERDPACINHVHCFLNFKGFLACQSHRVAHKLWLQGRKVLAVMIQNRVSEIFAVGIHPGAKIGSRILLDHVTRLVVGETAVIGNIVSILHSVTLGGTDKASGDRHPKIGDGVLIGSGTCILGNIKVGECAKIGAGSVVIKYVPPRTTVVSDFVIFYDVCI encoded by the exons ATGGGAAA TGCAAGCCTTCCAAGTAACACACTCTTTGAtctttttgttgggatcttgaaATCTGACCAAGAAATCATGGATTCTATGAAGGATAATCTCAAAGCAGTTAAGGAAAGAGACCCTGCTTGCATAAACCATGTGCATTGCTTCTTGAACTTCAAAGGCTTCTTAGCATGCCAATCTCATAGAGTTGCTCATAAGCTATGGCTTCAAGGAAGAAAAGTCTTGGCAGTTATGATCCAGAACCGAGTTTCCGAGATTTTTGCGGTTGGTATTCATCCCGGTGCTAAGATTGGAAGCAGGATTCTGCTTGATCATGTAACTAGATTAGTGGTTGGTGAAACTGCAGTGATTGGTAACATTGTGTCAATTTTACATAGTGTGACTTTGGGTGGAACTGATAAAGCTTCTGGTGATAGGCATCCAAAGATTGGTGATGGGGTTTTGATTGGTTCAGGGACTTGTATTTTGGGGAACATTAAGGTTGGTGAATGTGCTAAGATTGGTGCTGGTTCTGTGGTGATTAAGTATGTTCCTCCTAGGACTACTGTTGTTAgtgattttgttatattttatgatgtttgtatataa
- the LOC107642029 gene encoding serine acetyltransferase 3, mitochondrial-like isoform X2 has translation MGNASLPSNTLFDLFVGILKSDQEIMDSMKDNLKAVKERDPACINHVHCFLNFKGFLACQSHRVAHKLWLQGRKVLAVMIQNRVSEIFAVGIHPGAKIGSRILLDHVTRLVVGETAVIGNIVSILHSVTLGGTDKASGDRHPKIGDGVLIGSGTCILGNIKVGECAKIGAGT, from the exons ATGGGAAA TGCAAGCCTTCCAAGTAACACACTCTTTGAtctttttgttgggatcttgaaATCTGACCAAGAAATCATGGATTCTATGAAGGATAATCTCAAAGCAGTTAAGGAAAGAGACCCTGCTTGCATAAACCATGTGCATTGCTTCTTGAACTTCAAAGGCTTCTTAGCATGCCAATCTCATAGAGTTGCTCATAAGCTATGGCTTCAAGGAAGAAAAGTCTTGGCAGTTATGATCCAGAACCGAGTTTCCGAGATTTTTGCGGTTGGTATTCATCCCGGTGCTAAGATTGGAAGCAGGATTCTGCTTGATCATGTAACTAGATTAGTGGTTGGTGAAACTGCAGTGATTGGTAACATTGTGTCAATTTTACATAGTGTGACTTTGGGTGGAACTGATAAAGCTTCTGGTGATAGGCATCCAAAGATTGGTGATGGGGTTTTGATTGGTTCAGGGACTTGTATTTTGGGGAACATTAAGGTTGGTGAATGTGCTAAGATTGGTGCTG